One window from the genome of Rariglobus hedericola encodes:
- a CDS encoding beta strand repeat-containing protein, producing the protein MPLHARKFHSLSKFCRLGALVLPALALQPISAQTTGFNQTGAGPLDYNTPANWVGGTINGIWDSSLTLTGNQVVTFAADTTLSNGLNFSYAGNNTLILRGSAANQTVILGGDITVNNASGQQINLGTTTANRALTVDLGGGTRNFVINSGKTLGLINTASHGNIAVTGGGQLKLTGNAATSDISVSEGSSLNFDSSSGTGTTRAKSVTLNRSTLSISGNGTSNSVDTITNALTTGSGASTVTLTATKNTQLVAGSFVRGAGSTVLFRGTGLGTASVASATAATSNIVFNSTVGLLTGSGSSGTTIGIIAGAYGDTSSAGSGFATGGLVTYDAANGVRLLGGSEYTGAIINGQTQLDNVRYVATSGSPISQNLTSALSTINSLSFSITGAGTNSGVTLSGDAGSVLKIDSGVIYAYQGVTTAAATDAITLAVPTLNFNGKEAILIVSTTGDSNNRAPLAINSEITNATGLTKSGPGVVFLGGTAANSYTGTTTVNAGTLVLSKGSDGTTAITGDLVINGGSVQNLKNEQIADTANVTINSGTYTLQYSNFGGSYSETINNLSLNGGIINTGFIGKNNSLTLNNLAITNTAFTAYTPVILAGGDTAINGSKMVLKGNLTFVGNTTNTNTAVISTASGHAFKGAVALDGIRTFTIGDGAAATDLTVTALLTNNASTTGGLTKTGLGTLALTAVNTYTGATNVNQGVLLLGVANALSTSSPISLGGGTLNAGGFSQSLGTVALTANSTIDLGTGDVALLFAASNAVSWSSSVSLSFVNVNAGDTIQFGSSNTALTSGQLAQITINGFAAMIDGNGFLTASAIPEPSTYAFFAGMSLLVFAGVRRGNRSSRQA; encoded by the coding sequence ATGCCCCTCCACGCTCGCAAGTTTCACTCGCTCTCCAAATTTTGCCGCTTAGGCGCGCTCGTTCTGCCGGCCTTGGCCCTCCAGCCAATCTCAGCCCAGACCACCGGCTTTAACCAGACCGGCGCCGGTCCCCTTGATTACAACACCCCCGCCAACTGGGTCGGCGGCACGATCAACGGCATCTGGGACTCATCCCTCACCCTCACCGGAAACCAAGTGGTGACCTTTGCTGCGGATACCACGTTGTCGAACGGCTTGAATTTTTCCTACGCGGGCAACAACACGCTTATTCTGCGTGGAAGCGCCGCCAACCAGACCGTCATCCTCGGAGGGGACATCACGGTCAACAATGCCTCGGGCCAGCAGATCAACCTGGGAACCACCACTGCGAATCGCGCCCTTACGGTAGACCTGGGAGGCGGCACCCGTAATTTCGTCATTAACAGCGGAAAAACACTCGGCCTCATCAACACGGCCTCGCACGGCAATATCGCCGTAACCGGTGGTGGTCAGCTGAAACTCACCGGCAACGCAGCCACGTCCGATATCTCGGTCTCAGAGGGCTCATCCCTGAACTTCGACAGCAGCTCCGGCACCGGCACGACCCGCGCCAAGAGCGTCACGCTCAACCGCAGCACGCTGTCGATCTCCGGCAACGGCACTTCCAATTCCGTCGACACCATCACGAACGCCCTGACCACCGGCTCCGGTGCTTCCACGGTGACGCTCACCGCGACCAAAAACACCCAGCTCGTCGCCGGCAGCTTTGTGCGCGGCGCAGGCAGCACTGTTCTCTTCCGTGGCACCGGCCTCGGAACCGCCTCTGTCGCGTCGGCCACCGCCGCCACCAGCAACATCGTTTTTAATTCCACCGTCGGGTTGCTTACGGGCTCAGGCTCTTCCGGCACAACGATCGGAATCATCGCCGGTGCCTATGGTGACACTTCGTCGGCAGGCAGTGGATTTGCCACGGGCGGCCTCGTCACTTACGACGCAGCCAACGGCGTCCGTCTGCTTGGTGGCTCTGAATACACCGGCGCGATCATCAACGGTCAGACCCAGCTGGATAACGTCCGCTACGTCGCGACTTCGGGTTCGCCCATCAGCCAGAATCTCACCTCCGCACTCAGCACGATCAACTCCCTCTCCTTTTCCATCACTGGCGCCGGCACCAACTCGGGTGTCACGCTTTCAGGCGACGCGGGGTCGGTGCTCAAAATCGATAGCGGCGTGATCTACGCCTACCAAGGCGTCACCACTGCAGCCGCCACGGATGCCATCACCCTCGCTGTTCCCACGCTTAACTTCAACGGCAAGGAAGCCATCCTCATCGTCTCCACCACCGGCGACTCCAACAATCGCGCCCCTCTCGCGATCAACAGCGAAATCACCAACGCGACCGGCCTCACCAAATCAGGCCCAGGCGTCGTGTTCCTCGGCGGCACTGCGGCCAACAGCTACACCGGCACCACCACCGTCAACGCCGGCACGCTCGTCCTGAGCAAAGGATCCGACGGCACCACCGCCATCACCGGCGATTTGGTCATCAACGGCGGCAGCGTGCAAAACTTGAAGAACGAGCAGATCGCGGACACCGCCAACGTCACCATCAACTCCGGCACTTATACGCTGCAATACTCCAACTTCGGCGGTTCCTATAGCGAAACCATCAACAATCTCAGCCTGAACGGCGGCATCATCAACACCGGCTTCATCGGAAAAAACAACAGCCTCACCCTTAACAATCTGGCGATTACCAACACGGCCTTCACCGCCTACACGCCGGTCATCCTGGCGGGCGGCGATACCGCTATCAACGGCAGCAAGATGGTGCTCAAGGGCAATCTCACCTTCGTGGGCAACACCACCAATACCAATACCGCGGTCATCTCGACGGCCAGCGGCCATGCGTTCAAAGGCGCAGTCGCACTCGACGGTATCCGCACCTTCACCATCGGCGATGGCGCAGCAGCGACCGACCTCACCGTCACAGCGCTCCTGACCAACAACGCATCCACCACCGGCGGCCTCACCAAGACCGGTCTCGGCACGCTCGCGCTCACCGCCGTCAACACCTACACTGGCGCGACCAATGTGAACCAAGGCGTGCTCCTCCTCGGGGTTGCCAATGCGCTTTCCACGTCGAGCCCGATCTCGCTGGGCGGAGGCACCCTCAACGCCGGCGGCTTCAGCCAATCACTCGGCACCGTCGCCCTCACCGCCAACTCGACCATCGATCTCGGCACGGGCGATGTCGCCCTCCTCTTCGCCGCCAGTAACGCCGTCTCCTGGAGCAGCTCGGTGAGCCTGAGTTTCGTCAACGTGAATGCCGGCGACACCATCCAGTTCGGCTCCAGCAACACCGCACTGACCTCCGGCCAACTCGCCCAAATCACGATCAACGGTTTCGCCGCCATGATCGATGGCAACGGCTTCCTCACCGCCTCCGCGATTCCCGAACCGTCCACCTATGCGTTCTTCGCCGGCATGAGCCTGCTCGTGTTCGCCGGCGTCCGTCGCGGAAACCGCTCGTCCCGTCAGGCTTGA
- a CDS encoding GntR family transcriptional regulator — translation MTVPRPQLKYQNVEEKMRKLVASLPEGSRLPSERELAAEFGINFLTARRGVMRLVEDGIVWRKVGSGTFVSAKNSGQTSTAAKSTATVRLGMLIPKNSDAYAHRLMQAVVGAASQQNIEISSCWINDYGPSALRQAEFIKKQGCIATMLPWFEPSRSYEVLELAKSASLPVSHPQILYGFDDNNSSIRRSRIVLQSACAYLRYDNTDTLAFLGPDEPENTFLQQRLGAFSLHCASNNIPHIVGLVKEGSVTMNRLAEQWVAHRGNLSILAYDDDYALRFMTAMHRQGLVAPDDFRIIGFNNTESSRLSDPLLTTIAQNFDHIAHQLVDNALNLARGKPVRFGEMEDMPLIIRESCRGRALLAANPDIKFPGLVCCTEDGIPTGNAGALVS, via the coding sequence GTGACTGTGCCGCGTCCCCAGCTCAAGTATCAGAACGTTGAAGAAAAAATGCGAAAGTTGGTCGCATCTCTCCCGGAAGGCTCGCGGCTCCCGTCTGAACGCGAACTCGCCGCCGAGTTCGGCATTAATTTCCTGACCGCCCGCCGCGGCGTCATGCGCTTGGTGGAAGATGGTATCGTCTGGCGCAAAGTCGGCAGCGGCACCTTCGTCAGCGCCAAGAACTCCGGCCAGACCTCCACCGCGGCCAAGAGCACCGCAACCGTCCGGCTCGGCATGCTCATTCCCAAAAACAGCGACGCCTACGCCCACCGGCTCATGCAAGCCGTGGTCGGGGCGGCCTCTCAGCAGAACATCGAAATCTCTTCCTGCTGGATTAACGACTACGGCCCATCCGCCCTCCGTCAGGCCGAGTTCATTAAAAAACAAGGGTGCATCGCGACCATGCTGCCTTGGTTCGAGCCTTCCCGGTCTTACGAGGTTCTGGAGCTCGCCAAATCCGCGTCCCTGCCCGTGTCGCACCCGCAGATTCTTTACGGCTTCGATGACAACAACTCATCCATCCGCCGTTCCCGTATCGTGCTTCAAAGCGCCTGTGCCTACTTGCGTTATGACAACACGGATACCCTCGCATTCCTCGGCCCCGACGAGCCCGAAAACACCTTCCTCCAGCAACGTCTCGGCGCCTTCAGCCTGCACTGCGCCAGCAATAACATCCCGCATATCGTCGGCCTGGTGAAAGAGGGCTCCGTCACCATGAACCGTCTGGCCGAACAATGGGTCGCCCATCGCGGAAACCTCTCGATCCTCGCCTATGACGACGACTATGCACTCCGGTTCATGACCGCCATGCATCGTCAGGGTCTTGTCGCCCCCGACGATTTCCGCATCATCGGCTTCAACAACACCGAGAGCAGCCGGTTGAGTGATCCCCTGCTCACCACCATCGCGCAGAACTTCGACCACATCGCGCACCAACTCGTGGACAACGCGCTCAACCTCGCCAGAGGCAAACCCGTCCGGTTCGGCGAAATGGAAGACATGCCCTTGATCATCCGGGAAAGCTGCCGTGGACGCGCCCTGCTGGCCGCCAATCCCGACATCAAATTTCCCGGCCTCGTCTGCTGCACCGAAGACGGCATTCCGACAGGTAATGCCGGCGCCCTCGTTTCGTAA
- a CDS encoding alpha-L-rhamnosidase: MPLRLTDLRTEHLVNPLGLDESIPRFSWKIADSRNGASQLAYQLEVSAHNVVVWDSRRIDADTSILVPYAGPALKPHTRYDWRIRIWDHTGTASAWSTPAWFETGFLNALAPWPAAEWIHRPLAAAPADRPAAHLRKTFRLTAAPREARLYITARGIFEPHVNGQRIGNDHLTPGWTDYRHRLEYLTYDVTAQLTAGDNTLEALLADGWYCGFFGFKTQRNNYGDKPALLATLRLVEADGSVRWIGTDASWKTSLGPVVAADLYNGEAFDARLAPKTWQPARVLAFPSLPLTAKAFGRVRTIEELATVALTQPTKGTHVFDLGQNMVGNIRLRIRAPRGTKITIRYAEMLQADGTVYTANLRGARCTDTYICRGGGLETYEPRFTFHGFRYVELTGLKTKPRPDAVTGLVWHTDMESTGTFTCSDPLVNQLQSNIRWGQRGNFLEVPTDCPQRDERLGWTGDAQVFIPTAAFNYDVASFFRKWTRDLADGQHPSGAFPDTAPDIFFNIWPDNTGGTAAWGDAGVICPWTVYQKYGDTRILSENYSAMARSVAFQEKTSAALIRPDTHYGDWLAPDASEAGWGATPSDLIGTAYFARITAIMADVARILGHTADAKRFNALHAKILAAFNRRFVTPDGRLAGDTQTAYLLALGFDLLPEKLRPAALANLERALKRRNDHLATGFVGTPLLCPVLSRFGRTDLAYKLLFNDDYPGWLFPVKNGATTMWERWNSWTPNKGFGEVGMNSFNHYAYGAIGEWLYNTTAGISELAPAFKKILLRPQPHDKLTHATATLDTPYGIVSSAWKRTAKTITWTVVVPPNTTALAVPPAASLDEVRIAKKPWRDTVGISTATHDNLPALVLPPGRYVFTLPAK; this comes from the coding sequence ATGCCCCTCCGCCTCACCGACCTGCGCACCGAACATCTCGTCAACCCGCTCGGCCTCGACGAATCCATCCCGCGTTTCTCTTGGAAAATCGCCGACTCGCGCAACGGCGCCTCGCAACTCGCCTACCAGCTCGAAGTCTCCGCCCACAACGTCGTCGTCTGGGACTCCCGCCGCATCGACGCCGACACGTCCATTCTCGTTCCCTACGCCGGCCCCGCGCTCAAGCCCCACACGCGCTACGACTGGCGCATTCGCATCTGGGATCACACCGGCACCGCTTCCGCCTGGAGCACGCCCGCTTGGTTCGAAACCGGTTTCCTCAACGCCCTCGCTCCGTGGCCCGCCGCCGAATGGATTCATCGCCCCCTCGCCGCCGCGCCCGCCGACCGCCCCGCCGCCCACCTGCGCAAAACCTTCCGCCTCACCGCCGCCCCGCGCGAAGCCCGCCTCTACATCACCGCTCGCGGCATCTTTGAACCGCACGTCAACGGACAACGCATCGGCAACGACCACCTCACGCCCGGCTGGACCGACTACCGCCACCGCCTCGAATACCTGACCTACGACGTCACCGCGCAACTCACCGCCGGTGACAACACTCTAGAGGCCCTCCTCGCCGACGGTTGGTATTGCGGCTTCTTCGGATTCAAAACCCAACGCAATAACTACGGCGATAAACCTGCGCTTCTTGCCACCCTCCGTCTCGTCGAAGCCGACGGCTCAGTCCGCTGGATCGGCACCGACGCCTCTTGGAAAACGTCCCTCGGCCCCGTCGTCGCTGCCGACCTCTACAACGGAGAAGCCTTCGATGCCCGCCTTGCGCCCAAAACCTGGCAACCCGCCCGCGTTCTCGCTTTCCCCTCGCTTCCTCTCACCGCCAAAGCCTTCGGCCGGGTCCGCACCATCGAAGAACTCGCCACCGTCGCTCTCACCCAGCCGACGAAAGGCACCCACGTCTTCGATCTCGGCCAAAACATGGTCGGCAACATCCGCCTGCGTATCCGCGCTCCGCGAGGCACGAAGATCACGATCCGCTACGCCGAAATGCTCCAGGCCGACGGCACCGTTTATACCGCCAATCTCCGCGGTGCCCGCTGCACCGACACCTACATCTGCCGTGGCGGCGGCCTTGAGACCTACGAGCCGCGCTTCACCTTCCACGGCTTCCGCTACGTCGAACTCACCGGCCTGAAAACCAAGCCGCGTCCCGACGCCGTCACCGGCCTCGTCTGGCACACCGACATGGAGTCCACCGGCACCTTCACCTGCTCCGATCCGCTCGTGAACCAGCTCCAGTCCAACATCCGCTGGGGCCAGCGCGGCAACTTCCTCGAAGTCCCCACCGACTGTCCGCAACGCGACGAACGCCTCGGCTGGACCGGCGACGCGCAAGTGTTCATCCCCACCGCCGCCTTCAACTACGACGTCGCCTCCTTCTTCCGCAAATGGACGCGCGACCTCGCCGACGGCCAGCATCCGAGCGGCGCCTTCCCCGACACCGCGCCCGACATCTTCTTCAACATCTGGCCCGACAACACCGGCGGCACCGCCGCCTGGGGCGACGCCGGCGTCATCTGCCCGTGGACTGTGTATCAGAAATACGGAGACACCCGCATCCTCTCCGAAAACTACTCCGCGATGGCCCGCTCGGTCGCCTTCCAGGAAAAAACCTCCGCCGCTCTCATCCGCCCCGACACCCACTACGGCGACTGGCTCGCCCCCGACGCCTCCGAAGCCGGCTGGGGCGCCACGCCCAGCGATCTCATCGGCACCGCCTATTTTGCCCGCATCACCGCCATCATGGCCGACGTCGCGCGCATCCTTGGCCACACCGCCGACGCCAAACGCTTCAACGCGCTCCACGCCAAAATCCTCGCCGCCTTCAACCGCCGCTTCGTCACCCCCGACGGACGCCTCGCCGGTGACACCCAGACTGCCTACCTGCTCGCGCTCGGCTTCGACCTCCTGCCCGAAAAGCTCCGCCCCGCTGCGCTCGCCAACCTCGAACGCGCCCTCAAACGCCGTAACGACCACCTCGCCACCGGCTTCGTGGGCACCCCGCTGCTCTGCCCCGTGCTCAGTCGCTTTGGACGCACCGACCTCGCCTACAAACTCCTCTTCAACGACGACTATCCTGGATGGCTTTTCCCAGTCAAAAACGGAGCCACGACCATGTGGGAACGTTGGAACAGCTGGACGCCCAACAAAGGCTTCGGCGAAGTCGGCATGAACTCCTTCAACCACTACGCCTACGGTGCGATCGGCGAGTGGCTCTACAACACCACCGCCGGCATCAGCGAACTCGCCCCCGCCTTCAAAAAAATCCTCCTGCGCCCCCAACCGCACGACAAGCTCACCCACGCCACTGCAACACTCGACACGCCCTACGGTATCGTCAGCAGCGCCTGGAAACGCACCGCCAAAACGATCACTTGGACCGTCGTTGTCCCGCCCAACACCACCGCCCTCGCCGTCCCACCCGCCGCATCACTCGACGAAGTGCGCATCGCCAAAAAACCGTGGCGAGATACCGTCGGCATCTCCACCGCGACGCACGACAACCTCCCCGCCCTCGTCCTCCCTCCGGGGCGCTACGTCTTCACGCTCCCGGCCAAATAA